A part of Amycolatopsis lurida genomic DNA contains:
- a CDS encoding SDR family oxidoreductase: MAKNSVNGKVVLITGAARGIGAGLAERLAAQGAKVALVGIEAKEQQAVADKIGPSARAWEADVTSWDDLERATAGVVEHFGGIDIVIANAGIATSGFVRSVDPAAFEKVIEVDLLGVWRTFRVTLPHVIDRKGYLLAISSLAAITHAPGMANYAAAKAGVEAFCNSFRAEVAHLGVKVGVAHPTWIRTDLVESADQHPVFGKLRAGMPGLLGKTYPLSVALDHLQAGVNKRARTVHVPRWVGGLKLIRAFLPRIIEIGAKGRIKKADAAALMDIKERGAYESSVTGQAGRAATRKG, translated from the coding sequence GTGGCCAAGAACAGCGTGAACGGCAAGGTCGTCCTGATCACCGGCGCCGCCAGGGGCATCGGCGCGGGGCTCGCCGAGCGCCTGGCCGCGCAGGGCGCGAAGGTCGCACTGGTCGGCATCGAAGCCAAGGAACAGCAGGCCGTCGCCGACAAGATCGGCCCCAGCGCCCGCGCCTGGGAAGCCGACGTCACCAGCTGGGACGACCTCGAGCGGGCCACCGCGGGCGTCGTCGAGCATTTCGGCGGCATCGACATCGTCATCGCGAACGCCGGTATCGCGACCTCCGGTTTCGTCCGGTCGGTGGATCCGGCCGCCTTCGAGAAGGTCATCGAGGTCGACCTCCTCGGCGTCTGGCGCACCTTCCGCGTCACCCTCCCGCACGTCATCGACCGCAAGGGCTACCTGCTCGCGATCTCCTCGCTGGCCGCGATCACGCACGCGCCGGGCATGGCCAACTACGCCGCCGCGAAGGCGGGCGTCGAGGCGTTCTGCAACAGTTTCCGCGCCGAAGTCGCCCACCTCGGCGTGAAGGTCGGCGTCGCGCACCCGACCTGGATCCGCACCGACCTCGTCGAGAGTGCCGACCAGCACCCGGTCTTCGGCAAGCTCCGCGCCGGCATGCCCGGCCTGCTCGGCAAGACCTATCCGCTGTCCGTCGCGCTCGACCACCTGCAGGCCGGGGTCAACAAACGCGCCCGCACCGTGCACGTGCCCCGCTGGGTCGGCGGCCTGAAGCTGATCCGTGCGTTCCTGCCGCGGATCATCGAGATCGGCGCGAAGGGCCGGATCAAGAAGGCCGACGCCGCCGCGCTCATGGACATCAAGGAGCGCGGCGCGTACGAATCTTCAGTGACCGGCCAGGCAGGCCGGGCCGCCACACGGAAGGGCTGA
- a CDS encoding aldo/keto reductase, with translation MAKLGNTDLDVRGINLGGNVFGWTADQEQSFAVLDAYTAAGGNFIDTADLYSAGGSETIIGEWLTKRGRRDDVVIATKTGMWEERKGLSAANIAAAAEDSLRRLRTDHIDLYYAHIDDPDTPIEETLRAFDALVRAGKVRYVAASNYSAERLSEALSISDREGLAKFVALQPHYNLVERDYERDLAPAVEREGLTVLPYFSLAKGFLAGKYRSKDDLGDSPRAARASSYLDERGERVLSVLDEVAASRGVSVAAVSLAWLFAQPTVTAPIASARSVEQLNDLLPAADLSLTSGEIDALSAASR, from the coding sequence ATGGCGAAACTCGGCAACACCGACCTCGACGTCCGTGGGATCAACCTAGGCGGCAACGTCTTCGGCTGGACCGCGGACCAGGAGCAGTCCTTCGCCGTCCTCGACGCCTACACGGCGGCGGGCGGCAACTTCATCGACACGGCCGACCTTTATTCGGCGGGCGGTTCCGAGACGATCATCGGCGAGTGGCTGACCAAGCGCGGCCGACGCGACGACGTCGTCATCGCGACCAAGACCGGCATGTGGGAAGAGCGGAAGGGCCTGTCGGCGGCGAACATCGCGGCGGCGGCCGAAGACTCGCTCCGGCGGCTCCGGACCGACCACATCGACCTCTACTACGCGCACATCGACGATCCGGACACCCCGATCGAGGAGACGCTGCGGGCCTTCGACGCGCTCGTGCGCGCCGGCAAGGTCCGTTACGTCGCGGCGTCGAACTACTCGGCCGAACGGCTGAGCGAAGCACTGTCCATTTCGGACCGCGAGGGGCTGGCGAAGTTCGTCGCGCTGCAACCGCACTACAACCTCGTCGAGCGGGACTACGAGCGGGATCTGGCGCCGGCGGTCGAACGCGAAGGACTGACCGTCCTGCCGTATTTCTCGCTGGCCAAGGGTTTCCTCGCCGGGAAGTACCGGTCCAAGGACGACCTCGGCGACAGCCCGCGCGCCGCCCGCGCTTCGTCCTATTTGGACGAACGCGGCGAGCGAGTGCTCTCGGTGCTCGACGAGGTCGCGGCGTCCCGCGGCGTCTCGGTCGCGGCCGTTTCCCTCGCCTGGCTGTTCGCGCAGCCGACCGTCACCGCGCCCATCGCGAGCGCCCGCTCGGTCGAGCAGCTGAACGACCTCCTGCCCGCCGCCGACCTCTCGCTCACCTCCGGCGAGATCGACGCCCTCTCCGCCGCCTCGCGCTGA
- a CDS encoding LLM class F420-dependent oxidoreductase produces MGIELGRIGIWQLEGVLTPELAREVEELGYGAIWIGGSPAGDLVKAEELLDATKTIKVATGIVNIWKDDAATVAESSKRIEAKHPGRFLLGVGAGHREHTAEFKKPYAALVEYLDALDAAGVPVEGRALAALGPKVIKLAGDRTAGAHPYLMTPEHTRQAREILGEGPLLAPEQKVVLETDPAKAREIGRGTVKFYLGLVNYTNSLRKLGFTDEDLAGEGSDKLVDALAVHGDAETVARGVTAHIEAGADHVNIQVLNQDPLPVYRALAAVLL; encoded by the coding sequence ATGGGAATCGAACTCGGCAGGATCGGTATCTGGCAGCTCGAAGGCGTGCTCACCCCGGAGCTCGCGCGCGAGGTGGAGGAACTCGGCTACGGCGCCATCTGGATCGGTGGCTCACCGGCGGGCGACCTCGTCAAGGCGGAGGAACTCCTCGACGCGACGAAGACGATCAAGGTGGCCACCGGCATCGTCAACATCTGGAAGGACGACGCGGCCACGGTCGCCGAGTCGTCCAAGCGCATCGAGGCGAAGCACCCGGGCCGCTTCCTCCTCGGCGTCGGCGCCGGGCACCGCGAGCACACCGCGGAGTTCAAGAAGCCGTACGCGGCACTGGTCGAGTACCTCGACGCTCTCGACGCCGCCGGAGTGCCCGTCGAAGGCCGCGCGCTCGCCGCGCTCGGCCCGAAGGTGATCAAACTCGCAGGAGACCGCACGGCGGGCGCCCACCCGTACCTGATGACGCCCGAGCACACGCGTCAGGCGCGCGAGATCCTCGGCGAAGGACCGCTGCTCGCACCCGAGCAGAAGGTCGTCCTCGAGACCGACCCGGCGAAGGCCCGCGAGATCGGGCGGGGCACCGTCAAGTTCTACCTCGGCCTCGTCAACTACACGAACTCCCTGCGGAAACTCGGGTTCACCGACGAAGACCTGGCGGGCGAGGGCAGCGACAAGCTGGTCGACGCGCTGGCCGTGCACGGCGACGCCGAGACGGTCGCCCGCGGCGTCACCGCGCATATCGAGGCCGGGGCGGACCACGTCAACATCCAGGTACTGAACCAAGACCCCCTGCCGGTCTACCGGGCGCTCGCCGCGGTCCTCCTCTGA
- the fbaA gene encoding class II fructose-bisphosphate aldolase produces the protein MPIATPEVYAEMLDRAKANEFAYPAINVTSSETLNAAIRGFAEAESDGIIQFSTGGAEFASGQKVKDMVTGSVALAEFAQVVAAKYDVNVALHTDHCPKDKLDGFVRPLIEISAERVKNGQHPLFQSHMWDGSAIDLDENLEIAQELLAKAAAANIILEVEIGVVGGEEDGVEAEINEKLYTAEGDFLKTIDALGSGENGRYLLAATFGNVHGVYKPGNVKLRPDVLKGGQEAAAKKLGLAAGSKPFELVFHGGSGSLPEEIREAVSYGVVKMNVDTDTQYAFTRPIADHFFKNYDGVLKIDGEVGNKKVYDPRSYLKAAEAGMAARVVEAAQSLGSAGKKL, from the coding sequence ATGCCCATCGCCACCCCCGAGGTCTACGCGGAGATGCTCGACCGGGCGAAGGCGAACGAATTCGCCTACCCGGCCATCAACGTGACCTCGTCGGAGACCCTGAACGCCGCCATCCGCGGGTTCGCCGAGGCGGAGAGCGACGGGATCATCCAGTTCTCCACCGGCGGCGCCGAGTTCGCGTCCGGCCAGAAGGTCAAGGACATGGTGACCGGTTCGGTCGCGCTCGCCGAGTTCGCCCAGGTCGTCGCCGCCAAGTACGACGTGAACGTCGCGCTGCACACCGACCACTGCCCGAAGGACAAGCTCGACGGCTTCGTCCGCCCGCTGATCGAGATCTCCGCCGAGCGGGTCAAGAACGGCCAGCACCCGTTGTTCCAGAGCCACATGTGGGACGGCTCCGCGATCGACCTCGACGAGAACCTCGAGATCGCGCAGGAGCTGCTCGCCAAGGCCGCGGCCGCGAACATCATCCTCGAGGTCGAGATCGGCGTCGTCGGCGGCGAGGAAGACGGCGTCGAAGCCGAGATCAACGAGAAGCTGTACACCGCCGAGGGCGACTTCCTGAAGACGATCGACGCGCTCGGCTCCGGCGAGAACGGCCGCTACCTGCTGGCCGCGACCTTCGGCAACGTGCACGGCGTCTACAAGCCCGGCAACGTGAAGCTGCGCCCGGACGTGCTCAAGGGCGGCCAGGAGGCGGCGGCGAAGAAGCTCGGCCTCGCGGCCGGTTCGAAGCCGTTCGAGCTCGTGTTCCACGGTGGTTCCGGCTCGCTGCCGGAGGAGATCCGCGAGGCGGTGTCCTACGGCGTCGTGAAGATGAACGTCGACACCGACACGCAGTACGCCTTCACCCGGCCCATCGCGGACCACTTCTTCAAGAACTACGACGGTGTCCTGAAGATCGACGGCGAGGTCGGCAACAAGAAGGTCTACGACCCGCGTAGCTACCTGAAGGCCGCCGAGGCCGGCATGGCCGCGCGCGTCGTCGAGGCCGCCCAGTCGCTGGGCTCCGCGGGCAAGAAGCTCTGA
- a CDS encoding DUF3151 domain-containing protein, giving the protein MTNLLGPQPTHLPEHTAAQAALDAGTDPAAVAAEHPDYSEAWAALAEKALEAGETVAAYAYARTGYHRGLDQLRRAGWKGHGPVPWSHRPNQGFLRSLAVLGKAAGKIGETEEYDRCRTFLSDSDPAAAEATGLK; this is encoded by the coding sequence ATGACGAACCTTCTCGGCCCCCAGCCGACGCATCTCCCCGAGCACACCGCCGCGCAGGCGGCGCTGGACGCCGGGACCGATCCGGCCGCCGTCGCCGCCGAGCACCCCGACTACAGCGAGGCGTGGGCCGCCCTCGCCGAGAAGGCGCTCGAAGCCGGCGAGACCGTCGCCGCGTACGCGTATGCCCGTACCGGCTACCACCGCGGTCTCGACCAGCTTCGCCGCGCGGGCTGGAAGGGACACGGTCCGGTGCCGTGGTCGCACCGCCCGAACCAGGGTTTCCTGCGTTCGCTCGCGGTCCTCGGCAAGGCCGCCGGCAAGATCGGCGAGACCGAGGAGTACGACCGCTGCCGCACCTTCCTGAGCGACTCGGACCCCGCCGCCGCGGAAGCCACCGGCCTCAAGTGA
- a CDS encoding lipase family protein produces the protein MRPGSRLGVSAAVSAATIAALLTFGAPQATAAPSFYDPPSPLPAGAPGDIIRHEPSTFYVDPVKLIKADANVQRIMYRSTDTHGKANAVTGTVLTPKKAWTGAGERPVIGYAAGTQGVGDQCAPSKALAAGMEYEGPFIAGLLLRGYGVVVTDYEGLGTPGVHTYVNRVAEGNAVLDSIRAAQRLPEANLPDNGPVATAGYSQGGGASASAAELQPSYAPELKLKGSYAGAVPADLAEVGKNIDGHYAFGFLGFTLVSMDAAYPELNIPALLNAKGVEAFEKVKQECTGDAIFGHAFTQSKDLTKDGRPLTAYLGEEPYKTRVGEQLIGARKPGAPTLVVHSALDDIVPYAQGRTMARSWCAKGAKVQFSTSLVPTHVGGAIRAFPEAFAWLEGRFAGLPAVGNCGLF, from the coding sequence ATGCGTCCAGGATCCCGGCTCGGTGTTTCCGCCGCCGTCTCAGCGGCCACCATCGCGGCCCTGCTGACCTTCGGGGCACCGCAGGCCACGGCCGCCCCGTCCTTCTACGATCCCCCGTCGCCACTGCCCGCGGGTGCTCCCGGCGACATCATCCGGCACGAACCGTCCACCTTTTACGTCGATCCTGTGAAACTCATCAAGGCCGACGCGAACGTCCAGCGGATCATGTACCGCAGCACCGACACCCACGGCAAGGCCAACGCCGTGACCGGCACCGTCCTCACCCCGAAGAAGGCGTGGACCGGCGCGGGCGAACGGCCGGTCATCGGCTACGCGGCCGGGACGCAGGGCGTCGGCGACCAGTGCGCGCCGTCGAAAGCCCTAGCGGCGGGCATGGAGTACGAAGGCCCCTTCATCGCCGGGCTGCTGCTTCGCGGCTACGGCGTCGTCGTCACCGACTACGAGGGCCTCGGCACCCCGGGCGTCCACACGTACGTCAACCGCGTCGCCGAGGGCAACGCCGTCCTCGACTCGATCCGCGCGGCACAGCGCCTGCCCGAAGCGAACCTGCCGGACAACGGCCCGGTCGCGACCGCGGGCTACTCGCAGGGCGGCGGGGCGTCGGCGTCGGCCGCCGAACTTCAGCCGTCGTACGCACCCGAACTCAAGCTGAAGGGCTCGTACGCGGGCGCCGTCCCGGCAGACCTGGCCGAGGTCGGCAAGAACATCGACGGGCACTACGCCTTCGGGTTCCTCGGATTCACGCTGGTCAGCATGGACGCGGCGTACCCGGAACTGAACATCCCGGCCCTGCTGAACGCGAAGGGCGTCGAAGCGTTCGAGAAGGTGAAGCAGGAGTGCACCGGGGACGCGATCTTCGGACACGCGTTCACTCAGTCGAAGGACCTGACGAAGGACGGAAGGCCGCTGACCGCGTACCTCGGCGAAGAGCCGTACAAGACGCGAGTCGGCGAGCAGCTCATCGGAGCACGGAAGCCGGGCGCGCCGACGCTGGTCGTCCACAGTGCACTCGACGACATCGTCCCCTACGCGCAAGGGCGGACGATGGCGCGCTCGTGGTGCGCGAAGGGCGCGAAGGTGCAGTTCTCGACTTCGCTGGTCCCGACGCACGTCGGTGGGGCGATCCGGGCTTTCCCGGAGGCTTTCGCCTGGCTTGAGGGACGCTTCGCGGGGCTGCCTGCCGTGGGGAACTGCGGGCTGTTCTAG
- a CDS encoding TetR/AcrR family transcriptional regulator — MLGSAAGVFAVHGAQAATIEQIARRAGVSRQAVYEQFGDRTTLFTQVVADIEERAFEAIGAPALDLSQPELRSWARANYANMFAFVAANPDAFPVLREAERMGDPALTRLRERLAAVYTEASRQRWARHGVDSGRADKALVTLFFAMTEALVQASWDGEPPDADALIDLLTEFTVGGVVRLRTEAADVMERLR; from the coding sequence GTGCTGGGTTCGGCCGCCGGTGTCTTCGCGGTACACGGCGCGCAGGCCGCGACGATCGAACAGATCGCCCGGCGCGCGGGGGTGTCCCGCCAGGCCGTCTACGAGCAGTTCGGCGATCGGACGACGTTGTTCACCCAGGTCGTCGCGGATATCGAGGAACGGGCTTTCGAAGCGATCGGCGCACCCGCCCTGGATCTCTCGCAGCCCGAACTGCGGTCCTGGGCGCGCGCCAACTACGCCAACATGTTCGCCTTCGTCGCGGCGAACCCCGACGCGTTCCCCGTCCTGCGCGAGGCGGAGCGCATGGGCGACCCAGCCCTCACCCGGCTGCGGGAGCGGCTCGCCGCCGTCTACACCGAGGCGAGCAGGCAACGCTGGGCCCGCCACGGCGTCGACTCCGGCCGCGCGGACAAGGCTCTGGTCACGCTGTTCTTCGCGATGACCGAGGCACTCGTCCAGGCGAGCTGGGACGGTGAGCCGCCCGACGCGGACGCGCTCATCGACCTGCTCACCGAATTCACCGTCGGCGGCGTCGTCCGCCTGCGGACCGAGGCCGCCGACGTGATGGAAAGACTGCGCTAG
- a CDS encoding GGDEF domain-containing protein, translated as MITSEERAGHRSALTVATWELWKRPKYWIAYTGLSVATMLALTGVFAASIAITSSQVLLCFLLAGLAIAHTEATRRIERQRRSMSVTPHINMTSVWVLPGAILLPPQLTALLVTVIYLHLGYRSWAGLHTVNPHRTVANATSMTLTAFAAWAAVQIVGADAASVTSICVASLAFFLMNAVFTGTGLYFAAPKKATVQTLLGSWDDNILEASTVCIGALVLAVLPHQPVLVLLVFLPLYLLQRSVLIKQLEELATTDQKTQLLNATTWQQGAVREVSRAERENGQFGALMIDLDHFKSINDTYGHLAGDDVLKGVAALVKSETRTQDLAGRFGGEEFVVLLTSSSKQESVAVAERIRQRISEMVIRTQDNEGNSVVIEQRTASVGVATYPLDGRTIDEVMASADASVYAAKRNGRNRVVSSPDLASVAEEAGMPLEAVAA; from the coding sequence ATGATCACATCGGAGGAACGCGCTGGACATCGTTCGGCTCTCACGGTAGCGACGTGGGAGCTGTGGAAGAGGCCCAAGTACTGGATCGCCTACACCGGGCTGTCCGTCGCGACGATGCTGGCACTGACGGGGGTCTTCGCCGCATCCATCGCCATCACGTCTTCGCAGGTCCTGCTGTGTTTCCTCCTCGCTGGGCTCGCCATCGCGCACACCGAGGCGACCCGCCGGATCGAGCGCCAGCGGCGCAGCATGAGCGTCACCCCGCATATCAACATGACCTCGGTCTGGGTCCTGCCGGGCGCGATCCTGCTTCCGCCGCAGTTGACCGCACTTCTCGTAACCGTGATCTATCTTCACCTCGGATATCGCAGCTGGGCGGGCCTTCACACGGTCAACCCCCATCGAACTGTGGCGAACGCCACATCCATGACGCTCACCGCGTTCGCCGCCTGGGCGGCCGTACAGATCGTCGGCGCCGACGCGGCGTCGGTGACGTCGATCTGCGTCGCGAGCCTCGCCTTCTTCCTGATGAACGCCGTCTTCACCGGCACCGGCCTGTACTTCGCGGCGCCCAAGAAGGCGACCGTCCAGACGCTCCTCGGCTCTTGGGACGACAACATCCTCGAGGCCTCGACGGTCTGCATCGGCGCGCTCGTGCTCGCCGTCCTGCCGCATCAGCCGGTGCTGGTGCTGCTCGTCTTCCTGCCGCTGTACCTGCTGCAGCGTTCGGTGCTGATCAAGCAGCTGGAGGAACTGGCCACCACCGACCAGAAGACCCAGCTGCTCAACGCCACGACCTGGCAGCAGGGCGCCGTCCGTGAGGTCTCCCGCGCCGAGCGCGAGAACGGCCAGTTCGGCGCGCTGATGATCGACCTCGACCACTTCAAGAGCATCAACGACACGTACGGCCACCTCGCGGGCGACGACGTGCTCAAGGGTGTCGCGGCACTGGTCAAGTCCGAAACGCGGACACAGGACCTCGCCGGCCGCTTCGGCGGTGAGGAGTTCGTCGTACTCCTGACTTCGTCTTCGAAGCAGGAGTCCGTCGCGGTCGCCGAGCGGATCCGCCAGCGGATCAGCGAAATGGTCATCAGGACCCAGGACAACGAGGGCAACTCCGTCGTCATCGAGCAGCGGACGGCGTCGGTCGGCGTCGCGACGTACCCGCTGGACGGCCGGACGATCGACGAGGTCATGGCCTCTGCCGACGCCTCGGTCTACGCGGCGAAACGCAACGGCCGCAACCGCGTCGTGTCGTCCCCGGATCTGGCGTCGGTCGCCGAAGAGGCCGGAATGCCGCTGGAGGCCGTCGCGGCCTAG
- a CDS encoding MFS transporter has product MASAGRVTYREVFGVAEFRSLWFAELFSIFGDQLARVALSVLVFTETRSATLTGLTYALTYAPSLLGGIFLTGFADRFPRRTVMVVVDLMRALLIALVAVPVLPFWVLCVLVGAVSLLNPPFKAAQLALLPQILEGDRFVVGMAIRSMTVQSAQLAGFAGGGLLLTALEPHIALALDAVTFVISALFVRFGLKSRPAAASGEKRKSFFASIGSGGKIVFASSGLRSLLLFTWLMGLLPVYEGIAAPYVASSGGGPEVIGLLLAADPIGSVIGAFIYSRWVPAHIRPKLIGPLSALTAIPLLLCFLQPGPWASIVLFVLCGGFGTVALMQATASLTLAVPDESRAQVMGLSNTGLTTTMGVSPLIGGILADQVGPQSTVGVFGLAGLALTVPLALSWFRTLSRDPERWQEKDAARAEH; this is encoded by the coding sequence ATGGCTTCGGCCGGACGGGTCACTTACCGAGAGGTCTTCGGTGTAGCCGAGTTCCGTTCGCTCTGGTTCGCCGAGTTGTTCTCGATCTTCGGTGATCAACTCGCCAGAGTCGCCCTCTCCGTCCTCGTCTTCACCGAAACCCGCTCCGCGACCCTGACCGGTCTCACCTACGCGCTGACCTACGCCCCTTCGCTGCTCGGCGGCATCTTCCTCACCGGGTTCGCGGACCGGTTCCCCCGGCGGACCGTGATGGTGGTCGTCGACCTGATGCGGGCCTTGCTGATCGCGCTGGTCGCGGTGCCGGTACTGCCGTTCTGGGTCCTGTGTGTCCTCGTCGGCGCCGTCTCGCTGCTGAATCCGCCGTTCAAGGCGGCCCAGCTGGCCCTGCTGCCGCAGATCCTCGAAGGCGACCGCTTCGTCGTCGGTATGGCGATCCGCAGCATGACCGTCCAGTCGGCACAGCTGGCCGGATTCGCCGGCGGCGGTCTCCTGCTGACCGCGCTGGAACCCCACATCGCCCTCGCGCTGGACGCGGTCACCTTCGTGATCTCGGCGCTGTTCGTCCGGTTCGGGCTGAAGTCGCGTCCGGCCGCGGCGTCCGGCGAGAAGCGCAAGTCGTTCTTCGCGTCGATCGGCTCGGGCGGGAAGATCGTCTTCGCCAGCTCGGGGTTGCGTTCACTGCTGCTGTTCACCTGGCTGATGGGCCTGCTGCCGGTGTACGAGGGCATCGCGGCGCCTTACGTCGCCTCGTCCGGCGGCGGCCCCGAGGTGATCGGCCTCCTGCTGGCCGCCGACCCGATCGGCAGCGTGATCGGCGCGTTCATCTACTCGCGCTGGGTGCCGGCCCACATCAGACCGAAACTGATCGGGCCGCTTTCCGCGTTGACGGCGATCCCGCTGCTGCTGTGCTTCCTGCAGCCGGGACCGTGGGCGTCGATCGTGTTGTTCGTGCTCTGCGGCGGCTTCGGCACGGTGGCGCTGATGCAGGCGACCGCGTCGCTGACGCTGGCCGTGCCGGACGAGAGCCGGGCACAGGTCATGGGGCTGTCGAACACCGGATTGACCACGACGATGGGCGTGAGTCCCCTGATCGGCGGCATCCTGGCGGACCAGGTCGGCCCTCAGTCGACGGTCGGCGTCTTCGGGCTTGCGGGATTGGCGCTGACCGTCCCGCTCGCGTTGAGCTGGTTCCGGACCCTCAGCCGTGACCCGGAACGGTGGCAGGAAAAAGACGCCGCGCGCGCAGAACATTGA
- a CDS encoding LLM class flavin-dependent oxidoreductase: MPVEFLGIGGTNDGSETRPRSGGVFDKDYTLRLARAHEDFGWDRVLFAYGSSGPDPAQAAAYVASKLDKLQILLAHRPNVSYPTFAAKTFATLDRLSDGRLTVHFITGGSDHEQQREGDYLTKDERYSRTREYIQIVKQAWTSEEPFDHEGEHYRFADFVLDVRPVQQPRPGVSFGGSSPAAYAAGGAEADIFCLWGEPLAQTAEQIESVKAAAKAAGRTDVPRIQVAFRPIIAPTEELAWEKAYRTVDAIKARTNGGRQLTRRHSLTNPENTGSQRLLAVAAEGERFDRALWTPTAAATGGAGNSNALVGTPETVAQALLDYYDLGVDILSARGYDMLGDTIDFGRHVIPIVREEVAKRDAARAASAREVLAVDG; this comes from the coding sequence ATGCCGGTCGAATTCCTGGGTATCGGAGGCACCAACGACGGTTCGGAGACCCGTCCGCGATCGGGCGGCGTCTTCGACAAGGACTACACGCTGCGCCTCGCGCGGGCGCACGAGGACTTCGGCTGGGACCGCGTGCTGTTCGCGTACGGCTCCAGCGGGCCGGACCCGGCGCAGGCGGCCGCATACGTCGCGTCGAAACTCGACAAGCTCCAGATCCTCTTGGCGCACCGGCCGAACGTCTCGTATCCGACCTTCGCGGCGAAGACGTTCGCCACGCTGGACCGGCTTTCGGACGGGAGGCTCACGGTCCACTTCATCACCGGCGGCAGCGACCACGAACAGCAGCGTGAAGGCGACTACCTCACCAAGGACGAGCGCTACTCCCGCACCCGCGAGTACATCCAGATCGTGAAGCAGGCTTGGACATCCGAAGAGCCCTTCGACCACGAAGGCGAGCACTACCGCTTCGCCGACTTCGTCCTCGACGTCCGTCCCGTGCAACAACCACGCCCGGGCGTTTCGTTCGGCGGCTCGTCTCCGGCGGCGTACGCGGCAGGCGGGGCCGAAGCGGACATCTTCTGCCTCTGGGGTGAGCCTCTCGCGCAGACCGCCGAGCAGATCGAGTCCGTCAAGGCCGCGGCCAAGGCCGCCGGGCGGACCGACGTCCCGCGGATCCAGGTCGCCTTCCGCCCGATCATCGCACCGACCGAGGAACTCGCCTGGGAGAAGGCATATCGCACGGTCGATGCCATCAAGGCCCGGACGAACGGGGGCAGGCAGCTGACGCGGCGGCATTCGCTCACGAATCCGGAGAACACCGGCTCGCAGCGGCTCCTCGCCGTCGCCGCCGAAGGGGAACGATTCGACCGGGCTCTGTGGACCCCCACCGCGGCCGCGACCGGTGGCGCCGGGAACTCGAACGCGCTGGTCGGCACGCCCGAAACCGTGGCACAGGCTCTGCTCGACTACTACGACCTCGGCGTCGACATCCTCTCCGCGCGCGGTTACGACATGCTCGGCGACACGATCGACTTCGGCCGTCACGTCATCCCGATCGTGCGCGAAGAGGTCGCCAAACGCGACGCGGCTCGGGCGGCTTCAGCCCGCGAGGTGCTCGCGGTCGACGGCTGA